GGCGCTGTTGCGCATGCCCGAAGTCCGAAAGGAACTGAACCTGACGGAGGAGCAGAACAAGGAAATCGACCAGGCGCTGCAACAGGCGACTCCGGGCGGAGGCTTCGCCGGTTTTCAGGATCTCAGCCAGGAAGAGCGTGAGAAGCGCATGGAAGAGATGCGCAAAAGGATGGACGAGGCGACCGCCGCGGTGAAGAAAGTGCTCACGCCGGAGCAAACCAAGCGGCTCGATCAGTTGTCATTGCAGCTTCAAGGACCGGCCGCGCTGAGTCGTCCTGAGGTCGCCAAGCAGGTCGGGCTGAGCAAAGAGCAGCAAGACAAGATCAGCAAGATCGAGGAAGGCACACGCCCGCAAGGTGGCCGCAACTTCCGCGAAATGTCCGACGAAGAGCGGCAGAAGGCTTTCACGGAAATGCGCGAGCGTCAGGAAAAGGCGCAAACCGAAATCCTGGCGGTGCTGACCAGCGAGCAGAAGACGAAGTGGTCCGAGATGAAAGGCAAGGAGTTCACCTTCCCGCAGTTCGGCGGACCGGGCGGCGGACGTCCGGGCGGAGCCGGTGGGCCTGGCGGCGGCCAGCGTCAGCGGCCGGCGACCAAAGAGCGCAGCGAATAGCCGGTTTGCCCAGCGGCGGCCAGGTGGATGATTTCATCCACCTGGCCAAAGGGGCGGATTGGATATCGGGCTTCTCTCCGCTACAGCGGCACGAGCTCGATGACCACGAGCTCCGGGCGACACAAAAACCGCAGCCGCGGCGCGGCACCGCGCTCCATACCCACGCCGCGTGAGACAATGAGCGTTCGTCCGCCGGCAGGCTGTGTGACGCCAACGGCCGCAATCCATACAAAGGCCACAAAGCCGAACAGTCCGTATGCCAATAGCCGCAGCGCGCCGAAGCGATCTTCAGCCAAACAGACCGCCAGCAAGACGGCTGCAGCCCCGACAGCCAGCGTGGTCAAGAACCACGACCGCGGCCGCCCATTGCGCCGCGCACTCCACAGCGCCGTCGCCGTGATGATCGCCATGACGCCGTTGAAAAGTGCCGTTGAGAACACGCGGTCAGTCCTTGCCGAATTGCTTTAAGGCCGCCAGCACCTGCTCGTCGTGCCCGTCGACGGAGACGCGTTTCCAGACCTTGCGGACCACGCCCTGGGCGTCGATCAAGAAGGTCGAGCGCTGCACGCCCCACGACTTCTTGCCGTACATGTTCTTCTCTTGCCAGGCGCCGTATTTCTCCGCCACCTGGTGATCGACATCGGCCAAGAGCGGAAAGTTGAGCTGATGCTTGTCGCGGAATTTCACGTGACTGGCCACGTCGTCGGTGCTGACGCCGAAGACCTTCGCCCCCAGCTTCAATAACTCCTGCTGGCGGTCGCGGAAGGCGCACGCCTCGCGGGTGCAGCCGGGCGTATCGTCGCGCGGATAAAAATAGAGCACCACGGGGCTGCCGCGTAGGTCTTTCAGTTTGACCTTTTTGCCGTCATCGGCTGGCAGCGTGAAATCCGGCGCCGCCTTGCCTTCTTCGATCCAGGTGTTCAAGGGTGTTTCTCCTCGTGGCTGGTTTTGGATGAACCAAAAAGCTGGCATGCCTGTCCTGGCTGTGTAGAATAGCAGGCGGGCAACTTCCCAGTCTATTATGAAAGGACATCTGTGGCGATTTCCACCATCGGCCGGTACTCGCAAGCCGCATCGTCGGGACGTTCCATGGAGCTTGCCAAGGCGGCAGCCCGTGTGGCCGCGGAAAATCGCGGTCGAGACATCGTGATCTTGGATATGCGGGAAGTCACGCCCGTCTTCGACTACTTTGTGTTGGCCACCGGCAGCAGCCGCCGCCAACTGCACGCGATGAGTGAGGAGATTGACCACAAGCTGGAAGATGAGATGGGCGACCACCGGCTGGGCCTCGAAGGCTATCAAGACAGCCGTTGGATTCTGCTCGATTACGGCGACGTGGTGATCCACTTGTTCGAGGCCGAAGCCCGCGAATATTACGGGCTGGAAGACCTGTGGTGCGACGCCAAGCGGGTCCCGGTCGATCTGCCGGAATCCGGCGCGGTGAGCAAGCCGCATTTGGCCTCGTAGGCGCCCGCGGCGCGGTTATACTTGGGCGCCATCCGGCCCTTTGCCAGCAGCTTTAGCTGGTGGTTGGTGGCAAATCTTCGCACCTCGATAATGAACGTCCTCGCTCTCATCCGCTCTCGCTTCGCTGCCGCGCTGGCGCCCGTGGCCCAGGGCGACGAGATCGCCGGGCTGACCGACATGGTGCGGCCCAGCCAGGATGCCAAGTTCGGCGATTATCAGGCCAACTGCGCCATGCCGCTGGGCAAACGCCTCGGCGTGCCGCCGCGCGACATCGCTCAGCAAATCGTCGATCGGCTTCAGTGGGACGACCTCGGCGAGCGCCCGGAAATCGCCGGTCCCGGTTTCATCAACCTGCGGCTGAGCAAGGACTGGCTGGCCCGCCAACTCGCGCTGGCCGCCTTTGACGACCGCTTGGGCGTGGCCAAAGTCGAGCGGCCGCGCACCTTCGTGGTCGACTATTCCGCCCCTAACGTCGCCAAGCCGATGCACGTCGGGCACATTCGTTCCACCGTCATCGGCGACAGCCTCTATCGCACGCTCAGGTTCGCCGGGCACCGGGTGATCGGCGACAACCACATCGGCGACTGGGGCACGCAATTCGGCATGATCATCTACGGCTTCCGCCATTTTCGCGATGACGCCGCATATCGGGCCAATCCGGTGGACGAGTTGGGCCGGCTCTATCGGCTGGTACACACGCTGGCCGACTACCACGAGGGCCGCAAAAAACTGACCGGAATGCTCGAACAAGTCGTTCGCGATCAGCAGGCGCTGGAGCGTCACGCGGCCCAGGCGGTTGCCGGCGATCCGAAGGCCGAGAAAAAAGCGAACAAAGACCTGAAGCGGCTCGAAAAGGAGCTGGCAGAGTCGCGGCAAGCGGCCAAAACGCTGGAAGCGAAGCAGGCGGCCATTGAAAACGACCCGCGGCTCGCAAGGCTGGCCGCCGAGCGCCGAGACATCGCCGCCGCCGTGCTCGCCGAAACCGCCAAGCTGCACGCGGGCGACGAAGAAAACCTGCGGCTTTGGCGGGAGTTTATGCCTCCCTGCACGCAGGCCATCGAGCAAATCTATCGGCGGCTGGGCGTAACGTTCGACTACACGCTGGGCGAGAGCTTTTATCACGACCGGCTGGCCGCAGTCGTCGATGAGCTGCGCCGCCGGGGCATCGCGCGCGAAAGCGAAGGGGCCGTATGCATCTTTTTCGACGACATGGCCGTGCCCATGATCGTGCAGAAACGCGACGGCGCCTTCCTCTACGCCAC
Above is a genomic segment from Pirellulales bacterium containing:
- the argS gene encoding arginine--tRNA ligase; its protein translation is MNVLALIRSRFAAALAPVAQGDEIAGLTDMVRPSQDAKFGDYQANCAMPLGKRLGVPPRDIAQQIVDRLQWDDLGERPEIAGPGFINLRLSKDWLARQLALAAFDDRLGVAKVERPRTFVVDYSAPNVAKPMHVGHIRSTVIGDSLYRTLRFAGHRVIGDNHIGDWGTQFGMIIYGFRHFRDDAAYRANPVDELGRLYRLVHTLADYHEGRKKLTGMLEQVVRDQQALERHAAQAVAGDPKAEKKANKDLKRLEKELAESRQAAKTLEAKQAAIENDPRLARLAAERRDIAAAVLAETAKLHAGDEENLRLWREFMPPCTQAIEQIYRRLGVTFDYTLGESFYHDRLAAVVDELRRRGIARESEGAVCIFFDDMAVPMIVQKRDGAFLYATSDLATIQYRMQHWSPDAMLYVVDHRQSDHFRQLFAAARKWGYERVEFQHISFGTVLGSDGRPFKTRSGDTVGLMGLLDDAVAHAYKVVCEVDEQKPQGSELSEDERRRVAEVVGLSAIKYADLSQNRTSDYEFSFEKMVALKGNTATYMQYAYARVLSIFRRGGVDVDDLRTRRPAVLLDRPAERALGLELLRFSEAIDFTLADYRPNQLTSYLFDLANRFSTFFEECPVLKAESPELRDSRLLLCDLTARTIQQGLDLLGIEVVGKM
- the rsfS gene encoding ribosome silencing factor; this translates as MAISTIGRYSQAASSGRSMELAKAAARVAAENRGRDIVILDMREVTPVFDYFVLATGSSRRQLHAMSEEIDHKLEDEMGDHRLGLEGYQDSRWILLDYGDVVIHLFEAEAREYYGLEDLWCDAKRVPVDLPESGAVSKPHLAS
- the bcp gene encoding thioredoxin-dependent thiol peroxidase, with protein sequence MNTWIEEGKAAPDFTLPADDGKKVKLKDLRGSPVVLYFYPRDDTPGCTREACAFRDRQQELLKLGAKVFGVSTDDVASHVKFRDKHQLNFPLLADVDHQVAEKYGAWQEKNMYGKKSWGVQRSTFLIDAQGVVRKVWKRVSVDGHDEQVLAALKQFGKD